The Bradysia coprophila strain Holo2 chromosome X unlocalized genomic scaffold, BU_Bcop_v1 contig_12, whole genome shotgun sequence genome window below encodes:
- the LOC119067216 gene encoding rootletin isoform X3 yields MASPTPNDSNLLLRQNQDLRQRLQDEASNYRKRLDTYKQAQQNQAALVGRLQNKVLQYKQRCNDLEGKIHDVLPITPRTGSSTTALPLPATSYSAAPISLPCTSSVEHSAPLREYQDDHHDDLARRLEDEKHRCEQLLSHNNILRQQLEESHRTNEALTNDLQKLTTDWEHLRDDVIAKEDEWKEEELAFNEYYNSEHNRVLNMWRDVVSVKRLFKDMQISIKSELGRMRNDISGANREVAGACGGVSVNIKQALRNEEAHQMQIDRMNAELRSQLNNLKTQYDNSKIEISQRDQRLQELLLDLKTLEDRCIQAESQASQNNRLNDEIERLNVALRDIAHVVVHDADAGGEIDSAAQHLHLSQGGIAAAPRSPKRGGVRTSQAFAEGTISAVQAALHKYQLLLHDLHVKLQSNTDTLQMTKRQCDSSEHTREILTVKVTELTDKLDATNLQLSELCKERDSLQKTLDNLRTDKQSAERGKAELNTVVDGLNSDYEKLQNVNSKLQKYADSLDEDKKLLELELQRVTKDKEITEMNLRAEEERGSRMREETIILREELNKLYLTRDLLEQQRLESDGMLSIIEKQKMELEYDIDRLSSERIDLLNQLEKSSSSNDNVTMEAKQLNAAIAELEAERNALKNTTADQAADLSALKKELIVAEQTRLELDSEKLAVSEKLKFLEIDKDKVEQELSCVMRERGDLTNQLAVVTRKKEQIGEELMRLRQRLEQANETNNRLNRSLEDLVKENEEKMIIIDSHEKELQRLQEQLASLRSEKEALEATLFDTNTTLEATDNKKDQLEREVQDLLINKENMKSNIQRLTKDLESSERRAQEMKVQLTNAAANQEAEFLEKIAYLKSLGEDNVRKLNEEKEQIRQSLEKRMQQALQAMESTKDGEYENLRERYESLQLHLDSICQQHEEVMIRAENEKQQALLIAHRDKQAVMEKLDQVARELANENENMDRLKREFAARVEKDRGVNNQLKDEMAKLRTKMEEQKIKLEEKVSQLEIFLNGMREERDAAQRDVEALKVQQRMTEDKADSFNNQLQETLRKLKETENIMESVRKELIDSRRALADSNIERDKYANTNKDLRDHVKRVEGQKREQSRNLDEAVQKIATLEESRNTMDVEKTRISTILKETQNNLAKLTQEHQTAQNTIQKMQQSSGQKDVQEKELQSRLCNETEERERVQQELHQVKKQLCDLDTNLQATRQELGRARCKANQDEHRFHNREQELLGRMEEGRGREKRLEDQKHNLEVCLADATQQIQELKARIGAAEGRIRALDEQLGQTDCAKKDVENRLSSIGHTLRRIAGVQLDGSVSLPYRLLSPSRRYSPARGGGHDYDTRSMTCDGPLIDVDPEMVRKGVRTLMQQVAHIEREKDDYKTQLCTAKKQLQEAGEQHNRSENKISKLQQTLRAVQEDKSNVEAKLTQKTTTLANVEEALKQKSDEANALRERCNSLELQLGSGNEERGQCEDRLDKCRQNGARLESEKRHLQEELARCDGRASKLDLQRVALEGDIQRLQMALQEKDNHLRNLQERLDNQSRSSTQLEDRCVALKTTVDQLKERLQVAAITETELRGELNCLQKQGAEQSHNAIANQDKMKQIQKSLSSSENERRILNERLDAAQNTINDLRRSQQSQQDAIQRQQEQVAEMEVQKSALESQLRIAKWNDSSDQVGNVGEEDLSRQLMNTQREKAELKGKVEALNEKVRHLENLKSSKFSGQVKFDRSEKSLYGGNDGEYDSNRLETDSCFSRGGGGTGHMSLNTGFNCGLDHSLIEQENRDLRMKVRRMETMLAEKESELARAKAKLFENPKCLPGDSDRYRSAQLQAERLLDAREQSHRQQVLRLENQISMLREQLAQEAKRRQMYILRSTRAGRDMHQLRQTLGDSLRHVAQDPLDSGLLENETRRLDSAVSMSLPPNTGRDYDRSLSPRSYK; encoded by the exons ATGGCCAGTCCAACGCCAAACGATTCGAATTTGCTGTTGAGACAGAATCAGGATCTGCGTCAACGTTTACAGGACGAGGCTAGTAACTACCGAAAACGATTGGACACCTATAAACAGGCTCAACAAAATCAGGCCGCTTTGGTTGGACGATTGCAGAATAAAGTGTTACAGTACAAGCAAAGATGCAATGATTTGGAGGGCAAGATTCACGATGTATTACCGATAACACCACGAACTGGG tCAAGTACTACGGCATTGCCTCTGCCCGCTACAAGTTATTCTGCAGCTCCAATTAGTCTCCCTTGTACATCGTCTGTTGAACATTCTGCCCCTTTGCGGGAATACCAAGATGATCATCACGACGACCTTGCTAGGCGATTGGAAGATGAAAAGCACCG GTGTGAACAATTACTGTCACACAATAACATCTTACGTCAACAACTGGAGGAATCTCATCGCACTAACGAAGCACTAACCAATGATTTGCAAAAACTGACAACCGATTGGGAACATTTACGAGATGATGTCATTGCTAAAGAGGATGAATGGAAAGAAGAAGAACTC GCATTCAATGAATACTACAACTCCGAACATAATCGAGTGTTGAATATGTGGCGTGATGTTGTGTCCGTAAAGCGTCTCTTTAAGGACATGCAAATTTCGATAAAGTCCGAATTGGGTCGTATGCGTAACGACATTAGTGGAGCGAATCGAGAAGTTGCTGGCGCCTGCGGAGGTGTATCCGTTAATATCAAGCAAGCACTTCGTAATGAGGAAGCCCATCAAATGCAAATTGATCGTATGAACGCTGAGCTACGATCCCAGCTGAACAACTTGAAGACCCAATATGACAAcagcaaaattgaaatttcgcaACGAGATCAGCGTTTACAAGAGCTATTGCTTGACCTGAAAACACTCGAAGATCGGTGCATTCAAGCCGAAAGCCAAGCTTCACAGAACAACCGACTAAACGATGAAATCGAGCGCTTGAATGTAGCACTACGCGATATTGCTCATGTGGTTGTACATGATGCTGACGCTGGCGGTGAAATTGACTCAGCTGCTCAACATCTTCATTTGTCTCAGGGTGGTATAGCTGCAGCCCCTCGATCACCGAAACGTGGCGGTGTTCGTACGTCTCAGGCATTCGCCGAAGGAACTATATCAGCTGTACAGGCAGCTCTCCACAAATACCAGCTGCTGTTACATGACCTTCACGTCAAGTTACAGTCGAACACCGACACCCTTCAAATGACTAAGCGTCAATGCGATTCGTCGGAGCATACGCGAGAAATACTCACCGTAAAAGTAACTGAATTAACGGACAAATTAGATGCAACCAACTTACAATTATCGGAATTATGCAAAGAACGAGACAGTCTCCAGAAAACATTGGACAACCTTCGAACCGATAAACAATCCGCTGAGCGAGGTAAAGCTGAATTGAACACTGTTGTGGATGGATTGAACAGTGACTACGAAAAACTGCAAAATGTCAACagcaaactgcagaaatatgCCGATTCGTTGGATGAGGACAAGAAATTGTTGGAGTTGGAATTGCAACGCGTTACGAAGGATAAGGAAATTACGGAAATGAATTTACG AGCCGAAGAAGAACGCGGCAGCCGTATGCGTGAAGAGACGATAATTCTGCGTGAGGAGCTGAACAAGTTGTATCTAACGAGAGATCTATTGGAACAACAACGTTTGGAATCGGATGGAATGTTGTCGATAAtcgaaaagcaaaaaatggaattggaGTACGACATCGACCGTTTGAGTTCCGAGCGAATCGATCTATTGAATCAATTGGAAAAGTCAAGTTCTTCCAACGACAACGTAACCATGGAGGCCAAGCAGTTGAATGCTGCCATTGCCGAATTGGAGGCAGAAAGGAATGCTCTGAAAAACACTACCGCTGATCAAGCTGCTGATTTGTCTGCCTTGAAGAAAGAATTGATTGTAGCGGAACAGACACGACTTGAATTGGATTCGGAGAAATTGGCAGTCAGTGAAAAActgaagtttttggaaatcgacAAAGACAAGGTTGAACAGGAGCTGAGCTGCGTAATGAGGGAAAGAGGTGATTTGACGAATCAATTGGCAGTGGTAACGCGAAAGAAGGAGCAAATTGGCGAAGAGCTGATGAGATTGAGACAGCGTTTGGAACAAGCCAATGAGACTAACAACCGTTTGAATCGCAGCTTAGAAGATTTGGTCaaagaaaatgaagagaaaatgataattatcgactcgCACGAGAAAGAACTGCAGAGGCTGCAG GAGCAATTGGCATCTCTTCGATCCGAAAAGGAGGCACTTGAAGCAACATTGTTCGACACAAATACTACACTCGAAGCTACCGACAACAAAAAAGATCAATTAGAACGTGAAGTTCAAGATTTGTTGATCAATAAGGAGAACATGAAGAGTAACATTCAACGATTGACCAAAGACTTGGAGTCAAGCGAACGCCGAGCCCAAGAAATGAAAGTTCAACTAACAAACGCGGCCGCCAATCAGGAGGCAGAATTTCTGGAAAAAATCGCCTATCTGAAATCTCTCGGCGAAGACAATGTCCGTAAATTAAACGAAGAAAAGGAGCAGATCCGTCAATCTCTAGAGAAGCGTATGCAACAAGCACTACAAGCAATGGAGTCCACCAAAGATGGGGAATATGAGAATTTACGCGAACGATATGAATCCCTTCAGCTGCACTTAGATTCGATTTGCCAGCAGCATGAAGAAGTTATGATTCGTGCCGAAAATGAGAAGCAGCAAGCACTGTTGATTGCACATCGAGACAAGCAGGCAGTGATGGAAAAGTTGGATCAAGTAGCACGGGAACTGGCAAACGAGAACGAAAATATGGATCGTTTGAAGAGAGAATTCGCAGCACGTGTTGAAAAAGATCGAGGTGTAAACAATCAGCTCAAGGATGAAATGGCCAAGTTGAGGACTAAGATGGAAGAACAAAAGATCAAGCTGGAAGAAAAGGTCAGTCaactggaaatttttttgaatggaatgAGAGAAGAACGGGATGCCGCCCAAAGAGATGTCGAAGCGCTCAAGGTTCAGCAGCGCATGACGGAGGACAAGGCCGATTCTTTCAACAATCAACTTCAGGAAACACTTCGAAAACTGAAAGAGA CCGAGAACATCATGGAAAGTGTCCGGAAAGAATTGATTGACTCCAGACGTGCTCTGGCCGATAGTAACATTGAACGCGACAAGTATGCAAATACAAATAAGGATCTTCGCGATCATGTAAAACGTGTCGAAGGCCAGAAACGCGAACAGAGCCGCAATCTAGATGAAGCTGTTCAGAAAATAGCTACACTCGAAGAGTCCCGAAATACAATGGACGTGGAAAAGACCCGAATCTCTACCATTCTAAAGGAAACTCAAAACAATCTAGCAAAATTGACCCAAGAGCATCAAACTGCTCAAAATACAATTCAAAAGATGCAACAAAGTTCAGGCCAGAAAGATGTACAAGAAAAGGAACTACAATCAAGGTTATGCAACGAGACCGAAGAAAGAGAAAGAGTTCAGCAAGAATTGCATCAAGTGAAGAAACAG TTGTGTGATTTGGACACAAATCTTCAAGCAACTAGACAAGAATTGGGTCGAGCTCGATGCAAGGCAAATCAAGACGAACACCGTTTCCACAATCGCGAACAGGAATTGTTAGGTCGAATGGAAGAAGGACGTGGCCGCGAAAAGCGTTTGGAAGATCAAAAACACAATCTGGAAGTGTGTCTCGCCGATGCCACTCAACAAATTCAAGAGCTTAAAGCTAGAATAGGGGCAGCTGAGGGAAGAATCCGTGCATTGGACGAACAATTAGGTCAAACGGATTGCGCAAAGAAAGATGTAGAGAATCGCTTGAGTTCCATCGGGCATACACTGCGTCGTATCGCAGGGGTTCAGTTGGATGGATCTGTTAGCTTGCCGTACCGATTGTTAAGTCCTTCGAGGCGTTACAGTCCAGCAAGAGGAGGT GGTCACGACTATGACACCCGAAGCATGACTTGTGATGGCCCTTTGATTGATGTTGATCCGGAAATGGTTCGCAAAGGTGTACGAACTCTGATGCAGCAAGTGGCACACATTGAACGTGAAAAAGACGATTATAAAACGCAATTATGTACGGCAAAGAAACAGCTCCAGGAGGCGGGTGAACAACATAATCGTAGCGAGAACAAAATTTCGAAGCTCCAACAAACACTGCGTGCAGTTCAGGAGGATAAATCAAATGTTGAGGCAAAACTAACTCAAAAGACGACCACTTTGGCCAATGTTGAGGAGGCATTGAAGCAAAAGTCCGACGAAGCCAATGCATTACGTGAGCGATGCAATAGTTTGGAATTACAATTAGGATCGGGCAATGAGGAGAGAGGTCAATGTGAG GATCGTTTGGACAAATGCCGTCAGAATGGAGCCAGACTTGAATCTGAAAAACGTCATTTGCAAGAAGAATTGGCTCGTTGTGACGGACGTGCCTCTAAACTTGATCTGCAGCGCGTGGCACTTGAAGGAGATATACAACGACTTCAAATGGCTCTACAGGAGAAGGACAACCACTTGCGCAACTTACAGGAACGCTTGGACAACCAGTCACGATCGTCAACACAACTCGAAGACAG ATGCGTCGCCTTAAAAACAACTGTGGACCAATTGAAGGAACGATTGCAAGTTGCAGCAATAACCGAAACGGAACTTCGTGGTGAGCTAAATTGTCTTCAGAAACAAGGCGCTGAGCAGTCACACAATGCCATTGCCAATcaagataaaatgaaacaaatccAAAAATCATTGTCGTCAAGCGAAAACGAACGCCGAATTCTCAACGAACGGCTAGACGCTGCCCAGAACACCATAAATGATTTGAGACGTTCGCAGCAATCCCAACAGGATGCAATTCAACGACAGCAAGAGCAGGTAGCCGAAATGGAAGTTCAAAAATCGGCACTGGAATCGCAATTACGAATTGCTAAGTGGAATGATAGCAGCGACCAGGTGGGTAATGTGGGCGAAGAAGATCTGTCTCGTCAGCTGATGAACACCCAGCGTGAAAAGGCTGAACTGAAAGGAAAAGTGGAAGCGTTGAATGAGAAAGTGCGTCATCTGGAGAATCTGAAGAGCAGCAAATTTTCGGGACAAGTGAAATTCGATCGATCCGAGAAGAGCTTGTACGGCGGTAACGATGGCGAATACGATTCGAATCGATTGGAAACGGACAGCTGTTTCTCACGTGGCGGTGGCGGAACCGGTCACATGAGTCTAAATACGGGCTTCAATTGTGGATTGGACCATTCATTGATCGAACAGGAGAATCGTGATCTTCGTATGAAAGTGCGTCGCATGGAAACGATGTTAGCTGAAAAGGAATCAGAGTTGGCTAGAGCAAAAGCTAAACTTTTCGAAAATCCAAAATGTCTTCCGGGTGACTCGGATCGGTATCGTTCAGCTCAACTGCAAGCGGAACGTTTACTGGATGCCCGAGAACAGTCTCATCGTCAACAAGTGCTGAGACTAGAAAATCAA ATTTCTATGCTTAGAGAGCAATTAGCCCAAGAAGCTAAACGTCGGCAAATGTATATTTTGAGAAGTACACGTGCCGGACGAGATATGCATCAGCTAAGACAAACCCTTGGTGATTCCTTAAGACATGTTGCTCAAGATCCGTTGGACTCAGGACTattggaaaatgaaacaaGAAG attgGACAGTGCCGTGTCGATGAGTCTACCTCCGAACACGGGACGTGATTACGACAGAAGTTTGAGTCCACGTTCATATAAATGA